One Flagellimonas sp. CMM7 genomic region harbors:
- a CDS encoding enoyl-CoA hydratase/isomerase family protein, whose product MDYENIYIEEENNVATITINRPKKLNALNKRTIDELHMAFKELDEDKDTKAIIITGSGEKAFVAGADISEFAHFSVEEAWQLAAEGQKLLFNMVENLSTPVVAAINGFALGGGLELAMACHFRIASENAKMGLPEVSLGVIPGYGGTQRLPQLIGKGRAMEMIMTAGMIDAKKALAYGLVNYTVPQEELLPLCNKIVSRISNNSSVAIKYAINAVNAGFKYDVNGYAAEIDAFGTCFGTNDFKEGTSAFLEKRKADFPGS is encoded by the coding sequence ATGGATTACGAAAATATCTATATCGAGGAAGAAAATAACGTGGCAACCATTACAATCAATAGGCCCAAAAAACTGAATGCCCTTAACAAAAGAACTATTGATGAACTTCATATGGCTTTTAAGGAGTTGGATGAGGACAAGGACACCAAGGCTATTATAATTACCGGGAGTGGAGAAAAGGCCTTTGTGGCTGGAGCTGATATTTCTGAATTTGCCCATTTTTCTGTGGAAGAAGCTTGGCAATTAGCCGCGGAAGGCCAAAAACTACTCTTCAATATGGTAGAAAATCTATCTACTCCGGTAGTTGCGGCCATAAATGGTTTTGCACTAGGTGGAGGATTGGAATTGGCAATGGCATGTCATTTTAGAATTGCGAGTGAAAACGCAAAAATGGGGCTGCCAGAGGTATCTTTGGGAGTTATTCCTGGTTATGGGGGTACTCAACGGCTGCCGCAGCTTATTGGTAAGGGCAGGGCAATGGAAATGATTATGACGGCGGGTATGATAGATGCTAAGAAAGCGTTGGCTTATGGTTTGGTCAATTATACAGTTCCGCAGGAAGAATTGTTACCGTTATGTAACAAAATAGTAAGCAGGATATCGAATAACTCCTCTGTGGCAATAAAATATGCAATAAATGCGGTAAATGCTGGTTTTAAGTATGATGTAAATGGTTATGCCGCGGAGATAGATGCTTTTGGGACCTGCTTTGGAACCAATGATTTTAAAGAAGGTACTTCAGCCTTCTTGGAAAAACGAAAAGCAGATTTTCCTGGGTCATAG
- a CDS encoding CopD family protein has product MEYYNYIKSLHLIFVVTWFAGLFYIPRLFIYHIEAWQKLSPDKEILAEQLKLMTKRLWYIITWPSAILCTIFAIWLLVLMPAWLKQPWMHVKLTFVALLIFYHLKCHQIFKQLQQDEVKYTSRFMRIWNEVATLVLFAIVFLVVLKNAFNWIYGVVGIFVLAILLMLGIRLYKRIRDKNPNA; this is encoded by the coding sequence TTGGAATATTATAACTACATAAAATCACTCCATCTCATTTTTGTGGTGACATGGTTTGCAGGTCTGTTTTACATTCCACGGTTATTTATTTATCATATTGAAGCATGGCAGAAACTGTCTCCAGATAAGGAAATCCTTGCTGAACAACTGAAACTAATGACCAAACGGTTATGGTATATTATTACCTGGCCTTCGGCAATTTTGTGTACAATATTTGCTATTTGGTTGCTTGTTTTAATGCCAGCCTGGTTGAAACAACCTTGGATGCATGTAAAATTGACTTTTGTGGCACTGCTTATTTTTTATCATTTAAAATGTCATCAAATTTTTAAGCAATTACAACAAGATGAGGTAAAATACACCTCTCGTTTTATGCGGATTTGGAACGAAGTGGCCACACTTGTGCTTTTTGCAATTGTATTTTTGGTGGTTTTAAAGAATGCCTTTAACTGGATTTATGGTGTGGTTGGTATTTTTGTCTTGGCCATTTTGCTGATGTTGGGCATAAGGTTATACAAACGGATTAGGGATAAAAATCCCAATGCATAA
- a CDS encoding META domain-containing protein, whose translation MKSFPLRSIIAVLVLCLICTCNDDSGVSDNQNIVGAWHIMAIHNSSPSGPTLGPNTGEVISIIFLENGKFTGTTSANTFGGEYSATENRLLIKEMFTTEVADTNFGNVFYETFNESRNSETGFSEFEIVVKAENMLNLEFKEFKFISLQKRQS comes from the coding sequence ATGAAATCGTTTCCTTTAAGATCCATAATAGCCGTTTTAGTTTTATGCTTGATTTGTACATGTAATGATGATTCAGGAGTTTCTGATAATCAAAACATAGTAGGAGCGTGGCACATTATGGCTATTCATAATTCTAGCCCATCTGGGCCAACTTTAGGCCCAAATACAGGGGAAGTCATATCAATCATTTTTTTAGAAAACGGAAAATTTACAGGCACTACATCTGCAAATACTTTTGGAGGCGAATATTCTGCAACCGAGAACAGGCTTTTGATCAAAGAAATGTTTACTACTGAGGTAGCAGATACCAATTTTGGTAACGTTTTCTATGAAACCTTCAATGAAAGCAGGAATTCCGAGACTGGTTTTTCAGAATTTGAAATTGTAGTTAAGGCTGAGAATATGTTGAATTTAGAATTCAAAGAGTTCAAATTTATAAGTCTACAAAAAAGGCAATCTTAA
- a CDS encoding YciI family protein produces MSNFLYLFRGGDENFNQLSQEEKQAHMQVWGQWMGGLKEKGQLLDGLPLGGDGKVVHNRGELVTNGPFAEGAEVVGGYLIVSAKDMEEAVEISKGCPIFDYEGSNVEVREIMSMDGH; encoded by the coding sequence ATGAGCAATTTTTTGTATTTATTCCGTGGAGGAGACGAAAACTTCAACCAATTATCTCAAGAAGAGAAACAAGCGCATATGCAGGTTTGGGGCCAATGGATGGGTGGTCTAAAAGAAAAAGGCCAACTATTGGATGGACTCCCATTGGGCGGGGATGGAAAAGTAGTGCATAATAGAGGTGAATTAGTGACCAACGGACCATTTGCCGAAGGAGCTGAAGTAGTAGGCGGTTATTTGATCGTATCTGCAAAAGATATGGAAGAGGCCGTTGAAATATCTAAAGGATGTCCCATTTTTGATTATGAAGGAAGTAATGTTGAGGTAAGGGAAATTATGTCGATGGACGGTCATTAA
- a CDS encoding RNA polymerase sigma factor: MNENNLTSTIDHLFRNEYGKVVAVLTNKFGISYLEQIEDVAQDTFLKAMQVWAYKSVPDNPTAWLYRVANNALIDVLRRGKKMDFLDDKRLNNEGEASLEKEVSLDDTLSDSQLKMIFACCHPSLSEEYQVILSLKLIGGFSNKELGEALLKKEETVAKSFTRAKKKFRQEVQFLQIPVQMGLQSRLFKVLRIVYLLFTEGYAATTGSSVLKRDICYEALRLALLLKNNKYCKHPNLEALIALMCFHASRFDARLSKEGELVTLEHQNRAKYNQELIRIGVQHLESSGTEDQLPSNYHLEAARSYYHCVAKTFQKTDWKSILELYDIQLKQQYSPMLALNQIIPYAKVHGATEGTKALRALQKKTDFTNSGLFFAIKAELLMETDNKDEYEAVLKKAIELTKNELVKKHLKKKLKNR; encoded by the coding sequence ATGAATGAAAACAACCTGACCAGTACTATAGACCATTTGTTCCGTAACGAATACGGAAAAGTGGTGGCTGTTTTGACCAATAAATTTGGGATTTCCTATTTGGAACAAATCGAGGACGTTGCACAAGACACTTTTTTAAAGGCAATGCAGGTTTGGGCATATAAGTCTGTACCAGATAACCCAACGGCATGGCTTTATAGGGTGGCCAACAATGCGCTTATAGATGTATTGCGGCGTGGCAAAAAAATGGATTTCCTTGATGATAAACGCCTGAACAATGAAGGAGAGGCTTCTCTTGAGAAGGAGGTTTCTTTGGATGATACCCTATCCGATAGTCAGTTAAAAATGATATTTGCTTGCTGTCATCCTTCACTATCAGAAGAATATCAGGTCATATTGAGCCTTAAGCTCATAGGGGGATTTAGCAACAAAGAATTGGGAGAGGCCTTGTTGAAAAAAGAAGAAACAGTGGCAAAGTCCTTTACTAGAGCTAAAAAGAAGTTTAGGCAAGAAGTTCAGTTTTTACAGATTCCGGTACAGATGGGCTTGCAGTCCAGATTGTTCAAAGTGCTACGGATTGTATATTTATTGTTTACAGAGGGTTATGCCGCAACTACTGGGTCAAGCGTACTCAAAAGAGATATTTGTTATGAAGCTCTACGTCTAGCATTGTTGCTAAAGAATAACAAATATTGTAAACACCCCAATTTAGAAGCGTTGATTGCCTTAATGTGTTTTCATGCCTCACGGTTTGATGCTCGTTTGAGCAAAGAAGGCGAGTTAGTTACATTGGAGCATCAAAATCGGGCCAAATACAATCAAGAACTCATAAGAATAGGAGTTCAGCATTTGGAAAGCTCCGGAACAGAGGATCAATTGCCCTCTAACTACCATTTGGAAGCCGCTCGATCATATTACCATTGTGTGGCCAAAACATTTCAAAAAACAGATTGGAAAAGCATATTGGAACTCTACGATATACAGTTAAAACAACAATACTCGCCGATGCTGGCTTTAAACCAAATTATCCCCTATGCCAAAGTGCACGGTGCAACAGAAGGGACCAAAGCACTAAGAGCACTGCAGAAGAAAACAGATTTTACAAACTCTGGACTTTTCTTTGCCATTAAAGCGGAGCTTTTGATGGAAACCGATAATAAGGATGAGTATGAAGCCGTTCTTAAAAAGGCAATTGAGCTAACTAAAAATGAGTTGGTTAAAAAGCATCTAAAAAAGAAACTTAAAAACCGTTAA
- a CDS encoding PA0069 family radical SAM protein produces MHKENFLKGRGAQKNTPNKFLQHVYEMREDFLEFCRLEGEEAEKNRTEYIPIFPKTIVNKVDSPDVGMMFSMNPYQGCEHGCIYCYARNAHEYWGYSAGLDFERKILVKKSAPELLEAKIKHKNWKTQTIVMSGNTDCYQPAEKKFEITRKCLEVFLKYRHPVGIITKNALILRDLDILTELNSHQLVGVNVSVTSLSEATRRKLEPRTASIQKRLKTIKVLSENNIPVNAMLAPIIPGINSHELLKLAKATSDHGALSFAITVVRLNGAIGQIFTDWIKKAMPDRAEKVLHLIQDCHGGSLNDSRFGLRNRGEGKIATQIHDMARLARLRYFKGKNFPKLNKELHEPYKDGQMKLF; encoded by the coding sequence TTGCATAAAGAAAACTTCCTCAAAGGGCGCGGTGCCCAAAAAAATACACCCAACAAATTTCTTCAGCATGTGTATGAAATGCGAGAGGATTTTTTGGAATTCTGCAGGCTAGAAGGTGAAGAGGCCGAAAAAAACAGGACCGAGTATATCCCTATTTTCCCTAAGACGATTGTAAACAAAGTAGACAGCCCAGATGTTGGTATGATGTTTTCCATGAATCCTTACCAAGGTTGCGAACACGGGTGTATTTATTGCTATGCAAGAAATGCCCATGAGTATTGGGGATATAGTGCTGGATTGGATTTTGAACGTAAAATCTTGGTGAAAAAATCGGCTCCAGAGTTGCTTGAAGCCAAAATTAAGCACAAAAATTGGAAAACACAGACCATAGTTATGTCCGGCAATACAGATTGCTATCAACCTGCAGAGAAAAAATTTGAAATAACAAGAAAGTGCCTGGAAGTCTTTTTAAAATACCGACACCCGGTTGGAATCATTACCAAGAATGCACTTATTCTTAGGGATTTGGATATTTTGACCGAGTTAAATTCGCATCAATTGGTTGGGGTCAATGTATCGGTAACCTCCTTATCAGAGGCAACAAGAAGGAAATTAGAACCTAGAACAGCATCAATTCAAAAGAGGTTAAAAACTATTAAGGTACTTTCAGAAAACAATATTCCGGTAAATGCAATGTTGGCACCAATAATACCGGGAATCAATAGCCATGAACTTCTAAAATTGGCCAAAGCGACTTCGGACCATGGAGCATTGTCTTTTGCTATTACTGTAGTTCGACTGAATGGTGCCATAGGACAGATTTTTACGGATTGGATTAAAAAAGCAATGCCGGATAGAGCGGAAAAAGTATTGCATTTAATTCAAGATTGCCATGGAGGCTCACTTAATGATAGCCGATTTGGACTTAGAAACAGGGGTGAAGGAAAGATAGCTACTCAAATTCATGACATGGCCAGACTTGCCAGGCTTCGGTATTTTAAAGGGAAAAATTTTCCAAAACTTAATAAAGAGTTACATGAGCCATATAAAGATGGTCAAATGAAATTATTTTAA
- a CDS encoding PAS domain-containing sensor histidine kinase, whose translation MILLVLIASVLIAGVTIYQYREQSKDYHQNRLERKEEQILQSISYVLKETTYPPTAENLEAIFKDEIYKIADVQNVPFNIYDLEGTLVRSSRPSFEVDSISNCLDALVLNNLKSSSNKRYVEKKTAAGDNYQASYTYINDPKFKPIGIVNLPYFEDNSFSNMELREFLFRLGGVYLLMLLSAIILAYFISKYITRSLQTISDKMNQTDLTKRNEKILIENPSEEIGKLVDSYNGMIDELEESAVKLARSEREQAWREMAKQVAHEIKNPLTPLRLTVQSFERKFDPADPKAETKVKEFSKTLIQQIDTMSNIASAFSNFANMPAQQNETLNVVKIVKLALDIFNEDYIHFISDEKEIIAKLDRTQLIRVVTNLIKNAIQAVPEVESPRILVTVASEDEQVKIMVADNGVGIADEFKDKIFEPKFTTKSSGMGLGLGMVKNIVENYNGTINFTSQVDKGTVFTVKFPKG comes from the coding sequence ATGATTTTACTGGTGCTTATTGCATCCGTGTTAATTGCAGGAGTAACCATTTACCAATATCGCGAGCAGAGTAAGGATTACCATCAAAATAGATTGGAACGGAAAGAAGAGCAAATTCTTCAAAGCATTTCTTATGTACTCAAAGAGACCACTTATCCACCGACTGCAGAAAACCTAGAGGCCATTTTTAAGGATGAAATTTATAAAATAGCAGATGTTCAAAATGTGCCTTTTAACATTTATGATTTGGAAGGTACTTTGGTTAGGAGTTCACGCCCTAGCTTTGAAGTGGACTCTATTTCCAATTGTTTGGATGCCCTGGTTCTTAATAACCTAAAGTCAAGTTCTAACAAGCGCTATGTTGAGAAAAAAACGGCGGCTGGAGATAATTATCAAGCTTCTTATACCTATATCAATGACCCTAAATTTAAACCCATTGGTATTGTAAACCTTCCCTATTTTGAAGATAACTCCTTTAGTAATATGGAGCTTCGAGAGTTTTTGTTCAGGTTGGGGGGAGTATATTTATTGATGTTGCTTTCCGCTATTATCCTAGCCTATTTTATTTCAAAATATATTACCCGGTCCCTGCAAACTATTTCGGATAAAATGAACCAAACGGACTTGACCAAACGCAATGAAAAAATCCTTATTGAAAACCCAAGTGAGGAAATTGGAAAATTGGTGGATTCTTATAATGGAATGATAGACGAGCTGGAAGAAAGTGCTGTAAAATTGGCCCGTAGTGAACGTGAACAAGCATGGCGCGAAATGGCAAAACAAGTAGCGCATGAAATAAAAAACCCATTAACACCTTTAAGGTTGACGGTACAAAGTTTTGAGCGCAAATTTGATCCAGCAGACCCCAAGGCCGAGACCAAGGTCAAGGAATTTTCTAAAACGTTGATTCAACAGATAGACACCATGAGCAATATTGCCTCGGCGTTTTCCAATTTTGCCAATATGCCGGCACAACAAAACGAAACCTTAAATGTGGTTAAGATTGTGAAACTGGCTTTGGACATTTTCAATGAAGACTATATTCATTTTATTTCAGATGAAAAGGAAATTATAGCCAAGCTGGACCGTACGCAGTTAATTAGAGTTGTAACCAATTTAATTAAAAATGCAATACAGGCGGTTCCCGAAGTAGAATCGCCAAGAATTTTGGTTACAGTCGCCTCCGAAGATGAACAAGTTAAAATTATGGTTGCGGACAATGGTGTAGGTATAGCGGACGAATTTAAGGACAAAATCTTTGAACCCAAGTTTACTACAAAGTCCAGTGGAATGGGACTTGGTTTGGGAATGGTTAAGAATATTGTGGAAAATTACAACGGGACCATAAATTTCACCTCTCAAGTGGATAAGGGAACTGTATTTACTGTCAAATTCCCAAAAGGATAA
- a CDS encoding YciI family protein yields the protein MSNFLYLFRGGYDDYNKLSQEEREALTKDWKKWLKRLKEQGKLVEGLPLSQEGKVVYKKGELVTNGPFAEGVEVIGGYTIVSAKDMGEALKISKGNPHFGFDGSILEIREIVSMNNP from the coding sequence ATGAGTAACTTTTTATATCTGTTTAGGGGCGGGTATGATGACTATAACAAGTTATCCCAAGAAGAAAGGGAAGCGCTTACTAAAGATTGGAAGAAATGGTTGAAACGTCTAAAGGAACAGGGAAAACTTGTAGAAGGATTACCACTTTCTCAAGAAGGTAAGGTGGTCTACAAAAAAGGAGAACTTGTTACCAATGGGCCCTTTGCAGAAGGTGTAGAAGTAATTGGAGGTTATACCATTGTTTCGGCAAAGGATATGGGCGAAGCTTTGAAAATATCAAAAGGGAATCCGCACTTTGGTTTCGATGGCAGTATTTTAGAAATAAGGGAAATTGTATCAATGAACAATCCTTAA
- a CDS encoding serine hydrolase: MKVYKNTITCSLLMFFAVHVQSQSSDMENFKESFKSFVSSKMKKHDVVGASVSVIIDNEIVVNEGFGFSDKAQGIKANQHTTYPIGSVSKIVTSTAVLKLYSDGLIDIDKPYLEYVPDFKMKSHFQDSPTFTVRHLLAHYAGLPRLRAKNFLKKVYEPVDSILSYSKDEYLIAPAGKTYQYSDWGVDLLSLLVQRVSGVSFEDYVKTKIFKPLGMEHSYFGKNPTTKGYIDFREVETHAFSYSGSDGVISTPADLSKLCSVYFKSSTFAENAFLKQEIIADAMTPQFTQAPLGYDTKIGLMWDVRPLRGFKRVKKAGVHEPFYSYIFFIPEYNSSVVVCSNSNSSSRLHWDSWSKAFDFISKKFKFNRNQSPIKRRQNAKKVKLPNEQMRKLEGVYNTGIGMLKLQANGEKFDAELMSDGLKGSGVPYSDNLIKLYVKKLGIKINAMNIFWDEVDNEIVVGEQFKSGRRLAAGAKIGSVDIPESWKNAVGLYEVSNYGVNEYKTVENVVVSINQSGILQLNVNVGYPSKMDFALGLRPISNKMAIIPGYNFDFFAGETLQLLNGNGSPELKFSGYILKKKN; encoded by the coding sequence ATGAAAGTTTATAAGAATACCATCACATGCAGCCTCCTTATGTTCTTCGCGGTACATGTCCAAAGTCAATCCTCAGACATGGAAAACTTCAAAGAATCCTTTAAATCATTTGTATCCTCAAAAATGAAAAAGCACGATGTGGTTGGGGCAAGTGTTTCTGTAATAATTGACAATGAGATTGTAGTAAATGAAGGGTTTGGCTTTTCGGACAAAGCTCAGGGAATAAAAGCAAACCAACATACCACGTACCCCATAGGTTCCGTATCAAAAATTGTGACTTCCACTGCCGTTCTAAAATTGTATTCGGACGGATTGATAGATATCGACAAGCCTTATTTGGAATATGTTCCAGATTTTAAGATGAAAAGTCATTTTCAAGATTCTCCTACATTTACGGTGAGGCATTTATTGGCACATTATGCCGGGCTACCACGTTTAAGGGCAAAGAACTTTCTTAAAAAGGTGTATGAGCCAGTAGACAGTATCCTATCCTATAGCAAGGATGAATATCTCATAGCACCGGCTGGTAAAACATACCAATACTCAGATTGGGGCGTAGATCTTTTGTCTTTATTGGTACAACGGGTTTCTGGCGTTTCATTTGAAGATTATGTAAAAACCAAAATCTTTAAACCCCTGGGAATGGAGCATTCTTATTTTGGCAAGAACCCTACCACCAAGGGCTATATAGATTTTAGGGAGGTAGAAACCCATGCGTTTAGCTACTCTGGTTCCGATGGTGTGATTTCGACTCCTGCCGACCTATCTAAACTTTGCTCAGTTTATTTTAAGTCGTCCACTTTTGCAGAAAATGCTTTTTTAAAACAAGAAATTATTGCGGACGCTATGACTCCACAGTTTACCCAAGCTCCATTGGGTTATGACACAAAAATTGGTCTTATGTGGGATGTAAGGCCGCTACGCGGATTTAAGCGAGTTAAAAAAGCAGGAGTACATGAACCTTTTTACTCGTATATCTTTTTTATTCCAGAGTATAACTCTTCCGTCGTTGTTTGCTCTAATTCCAATTCGTCAAGCAGACTCCATTGGGATAGCTGGTCCAAAGCGTTCGATTTTATAAGCAAGAAATTCAAATTTAATAGGAACCAAAGCCCCATTAAAAGAAGGCAAAATGCTAAAAAGGTAAAATTGCCCAATGAACAAATGAGAAAATTAGAAGGAGTCTACAATACGGGGATTGGAATGTTGAAGTTACAAGCGAATGGAGAGAAATTTGACGCCGAACTAATGTCAGATGGGCTAAAGGGGAGCGGAGTTCCTTACTCCGATAATCTTATAAAACTTTATGTAAAAAAGTTAGGGATAAAGATAAATGCCATGAACATTTTTTGGGATGAAGTTGATAACGAGATTGTGGTTGGAGAACAATTTAAAAGCGGAAGAAGATTAGCAGCAGGAGCTAAAATTGGCAGTGTTGATATTCCTGAGTCCTGGAAAAATGCAGTTGGTCTTTATGAGGTTTCCAATTATGGAGTTAATGAATACAAAACTGTAGAAAACGTTGTAGTTTCAATCAACCAATCTGGTATTTTACAACTTAATGTCAATGTTGGTTATCCAAGTAAGATGGATTTTGCTTTAGGGCTTAGACCGATATCAAATAAGATGGCAATAATTCCTGGCTATAACTTTGATTTTTTTGCTGGCGAAACCTTACAATTATTGAATGGAAATGGAAGCCCTGAACTCAAGTTTTCCGGATACATCCTGAAGAAGAAAAACTAA